A single Drosophila ananassae strain 14024-0371.13 chromosome 3L, ASM1763931v2, whole genome shotgun sequence DNA region contains:
- the LOC6496364 gene encoding titin isoform X1 produces the protein MEDIEYLDEYKDLVLPVSGMKIGDVRGSSAAAPASSSGAPRRRRISSDSSNSSSIDADIFQKLFHGKIIDDELFNESDVKPKGRHQLTSSSSDDSNDALDALFNTRRSQKPKPHKRRERYESFDSGDDLGETLMRNSHRPTVLSKPSTSQAGAGFGSHHLGRSTGAASTSKSHSGGASSSKSAASSSKLGAKGSSSLGKLSDSVNGSGSGQHKAVTIIKATKTDLRPPKHEPKTDPLNLMDFYGESDSDSSYEFESDFYGDRDSEDEDAEPVIDISTDTSRTTSVADTVTPVVSDDEGLEQLSGPSELNKLKEREPILSCVNERLLSYLNNLSCAEAPPIYKKQNSARKPRSNEKKPSSSTEQVKHAIEQPAASGKEETEIKKEPEPTTSAPNSSSANRKVYDIDDSLTLETLERMSLDLAEQIMEIDVERSYEFEKRSGSKPRSRSKSKQLAADPSSNLNQSHVRKLSYSSEQLDNWESERQQLRRAKSDSTFSKRKRGKGQKRRKNRAATTEEKVEVVVPQTGETPIVKKKRGRPRKNPPKEPESTVSVSEEKNELEEVEEPNATIDTMDGEGPKDTAQEVTEEEVPNDDAIEHELDNAKEFTELQKDINMTVSEQPTDLKSTRDEDVEPDMQSEESTESGQHPTQSTGAEPLDGVSTNESDPSQTVTEDAPRIKDTESMAISEAPAEEIGAQEGSSDAQSGDNVRELSKNENSSKNCIDEEMTVVLGDAMDVSANLEVGEVTEDMQEVSDSQLAEDIKLAEEILAAEVGKGVEVTEATGASVQGQQDPVTEIVKELELETISEVVEKSEDPTALAEPSSTNEESPYEVHTPVPEENPLTDENPVVGEEPSALPDLIPKLETPTQSPAVTPKKSDDTASGESSVARRALRSDRPRSSPLLESTPVKEHDSRSKRPIRNDISQILEESSRRNSPRLGRSPAESQERSPGGKRGTPSKTTGEKATKKAKRADSTPALKNKTDQINTKKNPEDENILEDEKHTPSETETEKPEVAKIVKSRKSRSAQRPLASKSPIPKKPDEENTASDAKDSSEKAKDSEEVTKAEDVPEKELLTQSSESEKPEVRKTVKPRKSRSIQRPLATESPKPEKDNVGSDSQKAKDAEEVSKVEAVPGNDAQSSNKKVETPESLEGKPVKRSKSRKGQKAETKALSDQQPIGITSEGHEEKEATQPTPNVPDDGPLNENNVETKNMEDESARKMDAPKNKPGRKTPSLKLQSERAKNLSRSSNRDSDVASDKEEKVTGRLSRRDKTMLESSGTPKASALSKKKKKQKGDVAKEEAVEESESESKETNETLKGNLEDSNENNKDKLDSDTKTNASPDKTGHEPEKYVSNDPKMDDIQDCKVRSEDEGPSSAKESPSENTLHDKGDLGTDAAQVLDPNKEPESVEPALDSKETLSKKELKKPKKNPAGVFGKVRRRRKAVPVEPQGQDKGDTVPISTSIESDIPPTEQDPKWLFSNRKVPTKTYLKHDRKKTQSPFTTPSPKKQQTPAKETGAQDGHSKDIDAAQESNLQDTPKAPEELSEISPKTSQSTPQKSERPPTSTKTDPEDIAKSVEDTPSCRKLRILIKRTPNTKYQKARKSPIVRKTPTKSKRFKKILQRIEEVPVPKPEEQAEPPESPDVPPTATEMEEPPQTSLDIKPPDDTELENNSAERQSVSAALPKLEESKEDASETIERTTNDSEDEPKNKLPTEEEPIPTSEPTDASSSHTVNDVVEEKPSSDDPSPELKETEDVEAEPVEPTTEASESSAPEEISPLLSDAPTFPLNESITATETLPEKALEDDPGTETDPSEVTPAPALLPTESTVVTPDPESMEAGDAILDQESMETTDDTPVPESTETTGVTFESESEASTSSALKRSLRKREADPSLPDEAAKRKQQQLKEKSLAQRKQSMKIDRRRNQMEAEDRPAMKRNRVDTEEKEKFISYIGHDTILSSVKKTKSEPTKTPLSARKTAGTAGKKSLDKSHGSANPSGKKPLVQTLLGSSLTLRKPTQADATPSGRKSLGKLETSASEADEMTSLGSSVVVTKKSLPSSKKFESTKDDEASPGVRKVNISVSVVKSKEAPAESPPPTLVVTQTSPVVTKNSEALKTTRKSDVKSKDTSRSALGKPKPSQVDQLRAKASRKVDHEPSKKADPLALTPTKPPSQAGVAKKVEARKSIGGAETLLARKSLSAGEISRKSESRKSEGGTLPAKKSISQGELTKKTEARKSEGAPAKEQLLQKSASAGDAAQKVEAKKPEELEIETPTETLKNVEPEEVAVKTAPKGREATKKAQAERKAEMVALKQGPEAIAPSTSTDSLREDTVRATRSEKNALAARPRPLSAVRQAVHVTRATSSSRSLAATPSSEIEAPSLRGRRRGRGGRGRRMPAQKRKADEPVEAADAKRPKEMLPKAIQPENSKDLAFPVKITAASLEIPEAPIATQPAKPVQKEKKLCVKINRRAFNKWMEQQQGPQATSAEKGATSAVNQPTEDPAETTEVVTAAKSISEQPQEPASAIPELHTSSSTISSDPLQNEKAKEQLPAATVPPVLPSVPQQPNSQLTTPSAPIPAPVPAPQPTASAPDPKAPINPAPEKSVAKDTAQRKPPVPSKTMPLPVPIMEVKDEPEDTPAEPMDQDVAPMPEAVAAQPAVPSVPVPPIINGRQVISMGYPSAVPRVSIPAIPSASAASSANPNAIGQTKMFSFLYPNRYQQSYGKVGLDFCCPNLDGPMRAIDPTRLHAKAEVPVLEVPQFLVITTKFISKADKNIPHKVRAKLEMLGKDKELDTSVGMDTSILTDPETTQPVIPHPEGTPGTVAPPQIPPLNSQSLQNNLPPPGGSVSPTSEPAPLLASGQDTALDLLTKQLPKGTTLVKKFLPPGATMPSASTSSTAGSSSSATNASASQSPPALIQLPPICPTDKHRVELQSRVQMFDMVLQTLSRRAANLTLAERQRTIEEIVKTSTLMPIDVDVGTKLLENYVHYLNLATSTQTKLPTVRASEVVPMSNAPDVVEPMPVASLQRIGGKPSSAPAPTSPSEKKKATQKATTNVPLYDSEKNIIGFRKVTNFDSAPSSSPAATSRKGAGSSAASGSKTSTPKTMARKSSGGTAGQASTVKMVPAATATKTTNAGTKKTSLPGGTMVAINPPEPPAKAVKTTPARTGAQSKKPAGTPKAGAATGRTSNAKPSVLIINQLAHPEESILPDSNDTADPMETEIKGELEDPAEVVL, from the exons ATGGAGGATATCGAATATTTGGACGAGTACAAAGATTTAGTTCTGCCAG TTTCAGGAATGAAAATTGGCGATGTGCGTGGATCGTCAGCAGCTGCGCCGGCATCGTCTTCCGGTGCCCCTCGACGGCGTCGAATATCGTCAGACTCGAGCAACTCCTCCTCCATTGATGCCGACATTTTCCAGAAGCTGTTCCACGGCAAGATCATCGACGATGAGCTCTTCAACGAAA GTGATGTCAAGCCGAAGGGCAGGCATCAGTtgacctcctcctccagcgacGACTCAAATGATGCCTTGGACGCGCTGTTCAATACCCGAAGAAGTCAGAAACCGAAGCCACACAAGCGCCGAGAGCGCTACGAGTCCTTCGATTCAGGGGATGATTTGG GCGAAACCTTAATGCGAAATTCACATCGGCCGACTGTACTCTCCAAGCCCAGTACTTCGCAGGCGGGTGCCGGCTTCGGCAGTCACCACCTGGGTAGATCCACTGGAGCCGCATCCACCAGCAAATCTCACTCAGGAGGCGCTTCCTCAAGCAAATCCGCCGCTAGCTCCTCTAAGCTTGGCGCGAAAGGCTCCAGCTCTTTGGGAAAGCTGTCTGACTCTGTGAACGGCAGTGGGAGCGGCCAGCACAAGGCTGTCACCATAATAAAGGCCACAAAGACGGACTTGCGGCCGCCAAAGCATGAGCCCAAAACAGATCCATTGA ATTTGATGGACTTCTACGGGGAATCGGACAGCGACTCGTCGTACGAATTTGAATCAGACTTCTATGGAGATCGAGACTCGGAAGACGAAGATGCGGAGCCAGTGATAGACATTTCAACGGACACGAGCAGGACGACCTCAGTAGCGG ACACCGTGACACCTGTTGTTTCCGACGACGAGGGCCTGGAGCAGCTGAGTGGGCCAAGTGAGCTGAATAAGCTGAAAGAGCGGGAGCCGATTTTGAGTTGCGTCAATGAGCGCTTGCTATCGTATTTGAATAATCTCAGTTGCGCCGAGGCGCCACCGATCTATAAGAAACAGAATAGTGCTAGGAAACCACGTTCCAACGAAAAGAAACCTTCCTCCTCCACCGAACAGGTTAAGCATGCCATAGAGCAACCAGCGG CCAGTGGAAAAGAGGAGACTGAAATTAAGAAGGAGCCAGAGCCAACGACCAGTGCTCCCAACAGCTCCTCCGCCAACCGCAAAGTATATGACATTGACGACAGCCTCACACTGGAGACGCTGGAGCGGATGAGCCTTGACCTGGCTGAGCAGATAATGGAGATCGATGTTGAGCGCTCCTATGAATTTGAAAAGCGCTCCGGCTCCAAGCCGCGCAGTAGATCTAAATCGAAGCAATTGGCAGCAGACCCATCGAGCAATCTCAACCAGAGTCATGTGCGCAAGCTCTCCTATTCCAGCGAACAGCTGGATAATTGGGAGTCAGAGAGGCAACAACTGCGTCGGGCAAAGAGTGATTCAACGTTCTCCAAGCGGAAGCGCGGCAAGGGGCAGAAGCGCCGGAAAAACAGAGCTGCTACCACGGAGGAAAAGGTGGAGGTGGTGGTACCGCAAACAGGGGAAACACCGATAGTAAAAAAGAAACGAGGAAGACCCCGTAAAAATCCTCCAAAAGAACCCGAGAGTACAGTGTCAGTTTCTGAGGAGAAAAATGAATTAGAAGAGGTTGAGGAGCCAAACGCTACTATAGATACAATGGATGGGGAGGGGCCAAAGGACACAGCGCAAGAGGTGACGGAAGAGGAGGTGCCAAATGATGATGCAATAGAACACGAGTTAGATAACGCCAAAGAGTTTACGGAACTTCAGAAGGATATTAATATGACAGTATCTGAGCAACCAACGGATCTCAAAAGTACTCGCGATGAAGACGTGGAGCCGGATATGCAATCGGAGGAGAGCACTGAAAGCGGGCAGCATCCGACACAGAGCACAGGAGCTGAACCGCTTGATGGGGTCAGCACCAATGAAAGCGATCCAAGCCAAACTGTAACCGAAGATGCCCCTAGAATAAAGGATACTGAATCAATGGCAATCAGTGAGGCCCCAGCCGAGGAAATAGGGGCTCAGGAGGGATCATCTGACGCACAAAGCGGAGATAATGTCAGGGAACTATCAAAGAACGAAAATTCTTCTAAAAATTGTATCGATGAAGAAATGACGGTTGTCTTGGGTGATGCCATGGACGTGTCTGCCAATCTTGAAGTGGGGGAGGTGACGGAAGACATGCAGGAGGTAAGCGACTCCCAGCTCGCTGAAGACATTAAGCTGGCCGAGGAGATCTTGGCCGCCGAGGTCGGAAAGGGAGTTGAAGTAACCGAAGCCACTGGCGCCTCGGTTCAGGGGCAACAAGATCCAGTAACTGAGATAGTGAAAGAGTTGGAGCTGGAAACTATTTCGGAAGTGGTAGAAAAGTCTGAAGATCCAACCGCACTGGCAGAGCCGTCCTCGACCAATGAGGAATCTCCATACGAAGTCCATACACCAGTTCCGGAAGAGAACCCGCTTACCGATGAGAACCCTGTAGTTGGCGAGGAGCCTTCGGCATTACCAGACCTCATTCCGAAATTAGAGACTCCAACGCAATCTCCAGCTGTCACGCCGAAGAAATCGGATGATACGGCTTCGGGGGAGAGCTCTGTGGCTCGTCGTGCCCTGAGGTCGGACAGGCCTCGATCCAGTCCCTTGCTAGAGTCTACTCCCGTTAAGGAACATGATAGCCGTTCCAAGCGACCGATTAGGAACGACATATCGCAGATTTTAGAGGAGTCTTCGAGGCGAAACAGCCCAAGACTGGGAAGGTCGCCTGCGGAGAGCCAAGAACGGTCGCCGGGGGGCAAAAGGGGGACTCCGTCCAAGACGACTGGGGAAAAAGCTACCAAGAAAGCTAAGAGAGCAGACAGCACACCTGCTTTGAAAAATAAGACTGACCAAATAAATACGAAGAAGAACCCAGAGGATGAGAATATTTTAGAGGATGAAAAGCACACCCCTAGTGAGACTGAAACGGAGAAACCGGAAGTGGCTAAAATAGTAAAGTCGAGGAAATCTCGAAGCGCCCAGAGACCACTGGCGAGTAAGTCGCCTATACCTAAAAAGCCTGATGAAGAAAACACAGCCTCCGATGCTAAGGATAGCTCAGAAAAGGCTAAGGATTCTGAGGAAGTCACTAAGGCTGAAGATGTTCCTGAAAAAGAGCTCCTGACCCAAAGCTCTGAATCGGAGAAACCAGAAGTTCGTAAGACTGTGAAACCCAGGAAATCCCGCAGCATCCAGCGGCCACTGGCGACTGAATCGCCAAAACCGGAAAAAGATAACGTCGGCTCTGACTCGCAAAAGGCTAAGGATGCTGAGGAAGTGAGTAAGGTGGAAGCTGTTCCCGGAAACGACGCCCAAAGCTCCAATAAGAAGGTGGAAACACCTGAAAGTTTGGAAGGAAAACCAGTTAAGAGGAGCAAATCTCGGAAGGGACAAAAAGCAGAAACTAAAGCGCTTTCCGATCAGCAGCCTATTGGCATTACATCTGAAGGCcatgaagaaaaagaagccACACAACCTACGCCCAATGTGCCAGATGATGGCCCACTTAATGAAAATAATGTAGAAACTAAAAACATGGAGGATGAATCAGCCAGAAAAATGGATGCGCCCAAAAACAAGCCAGGCAGGAAAACACCGAGTTTGAAATTGCAATCGGAGAGAGCGAAGAATCTGTCACGATCCAGTAACAGGGACTCGGATGTGGCTTCTGACAAGGAGGAGAAGGTAACAGGCAGGTTGAGTCGCAGGGACAAGACTATGTTGGAAAGTTCCGGAACTCCCAAGGCATCTGCTTTatccaaaaagaaaaagaaacagaaaggAGATGTAGCCAAAGAGGAGGCTGTCGAAGAGTCTGAGTCTGAGTCCAAGGAAACAAATGAAACCTTGAAAGGAAATCTTGAAGattcaaacgaaaataataaagataaaCTCGACAGTGACACAAAAACGAACGCTAGCCCAGATAAAACTGGGCATGAGCCTGAAAAGTATGTGTCAAATGATCCGAAAATGGACGATATCCAGGACTGTAAAGTTAGAAGCGAAGATGAGGGGCCGTCAAGTGCCAAGGAATCGCCCTCAGAGAATACCTTGCATGATAAAGGCGATTTGGGTACCGATGCAGCACAGGTTTTAGATCCAAATAAGGAACCTGAATCTGTTGAGCCGGCACTGGATTCGAAGGAAACTTTATCTAAAAAGGAATTGAAAAAGCCGAAGAAGAATCCTGCCGGTGTCTTTGGAAAAGTTCGAAGACGACGAAAAGCTGTCCCCGTCGAACCTCAAGGCCAGGACAAAGGCGACACTGTTCCAATTTCGACTTCCATTGAGTCTGATATTCCTCCGACCGAGCAGGATCCTAAATGGTTATTTTCCAACCGAAAGGTTCCAACGAAAACTTATTTAAAGCACGATAGGAAAAAGACTCAGAGTCCTTTCACTACACCTTCCCCGAAAAAACAGCAAACACCAGCCAAAGAAACTGGAGCTCAAGATGGACATTCTAAGGACATTGATGCTGCCCAAGAATCCAATTTACAGGACACCCCCAAGGCTCCAGAAGAACTTTCAGAAATTAGTCCGAAAACCAGCCAAAGTACTCCCCAAAAGTCTGAGCGACCGCCGACTTCAACCAAAACCGACCCAGAGGATATCGCGAAATCCGTCGAGGATACACCGTCCTGCCGCAAGCTGCGCATTCTAATAAAGAGAACTCCCAACACAAAATACCAAAAAGCTCGAAAATCACCCATCGTAAGAAAAACGCCAACCAAATCGAAGCGCTTCAAGAAAATTCTACAAAGAATCGAGGAGGTTCCTGTACCAAAGCCAGAGGAGCAGGCTGAACCACCTGAAAGTCCTGATGTACCACCGACGGCTACCGAAATGGAAGAACCTCCACAAACGTCTCTGGATATAAAGCCTCCCGACGATACCGAATTGGAAAATAATTCTGCAGAGCGTCAGTCGGTGTCTGCTGCGCTTCCCAAGTTGGAAGAATCAAAAGAAGATGCTTCGGAAACAATCGAACGCACCACTAATGATAGCGAGGATGAGCCAAAGAATAAACTTCCAACGGAAGAGGAACCAATCCCTACTTCTGAGCCCACTGATGCGTCTTCCTCGCATACCGTTAACGATGTTGTGGAGGAGAAACCAAGTAGTGATGATCCTAGCCCAGAGTTAAAAGAAACTGAGGATGTAGAGGCGGAACCAGTTGAGCCAACAACAGAAGCTTCAGAAAGCTCAGCTCCTGAAGAGATATCCCCCTTATTAAGCGATGCTCCCACCTTTCCATTAAATGAATCCATAACAGCAACCGAGACACTTCCAGAAAAAGCTTTGGAGGATGATCCAGGTACAGAAACTGACCCATCAGAAGTCACTCCTGCCCCAGCACTCCTGCCCACTGAATCAACAGTTGTTACTCCTGACCCAGAATCTATGGAAGCCGGAGATGCGATTCTTGACCAAGAGTCTATGGAAACAACAGATGACACTCCCGTCCCAGAATCTACAGAAACAACAGGTGTCACCTTCGAATCTGAGTCCGAAGCCAGCACCTCAAGCGCTTTGAAACGCAGCTTGCGCAAACGGGAAGCGGATCCGTCCCTACCAGATG AAGCTGCCAAAcggaagcaacagcaactgaaGGAGAAGTCTCTGGCCCAGAGGAAGCAATCCATGAAAATAG ATCGTCGCCGGAACCAAATGGAGGCTGAAGACCGACCAGCCATGAAGCGCAACAGAGTTGATAcggaggagaaggagaagtTCATCTCGTATATAGGCCATGACACCATTCTGTCGTCCGTGAAGAAGACCAAGAGCGAGCCAACCAAGACACCGCTTTCTGCAAGGAAAACCGCAGGCACAGCCGGCAAGAAGTCGTTGGATAAATCGCATGGAAGTGCCAACCCTTCGGGCAAGAAGCCACTGGTGCAGACTCTATTAGGCTCCTCCCTGACTCTCCGAAAGCCAACACAGGCAGATGCGACTCCGTCCGGCCGTAAGTCCTTGGGCAAGCTCGAAACATCAGCCAGTGAGGCTGACGAGATGACGAGTCTTGGCAGCTCCGTTGTGGTCACCAAGAAGTCCTTACCGTCGAGCAAAAAGTTCGAGTCCACCAAAGACGATGAAGCTTCTCCGGGAGTCCGAAAAGTTAACATATCTGTGTCTGTCGTAAAGTCAAAGGAAGCACCAGCGGAATCTCCGCCACCTACACTAGTTGTTACTCAAACATCACCGGTAGTGACCAAGAATTCAGAGGCGCTAAAGACTACGAGGAAGTCAGACGTCAAAAGCAAAGACACTTCAAGATCTGCTCTTGGAAAACCGAAACCATCGCAAGTGGATCAACTTAGGGCGAAGGCATCGCGAAAAGTGGACCATGAGCCATCGAAAAAGGCTGATCCATTGGCCTTGACTCCCACCAAACCACCCTCTCAGGCGGGCGTTGCGAAGAAGGTCGAAGCGCGGAAGTCCATTGGAGGAGCCGAGACGTTGCTAGCAAGGAAGTCTCTGTCGGCGGGAGAGATTTCCAGGAAATCGGAGTCCAGGAAGTCAGAAGGAGGGACCTTGCCTGCTAAGAAGTCCATTTCCCAGGGCGAACTCACTAAGAAAACGGAAGCTCGGAAATCGGAAGGAGCCCCCGCAAAGGAGCAGCTCCTTCAAAAGTCAGCTAGTGCAGGGGATGCTGCCCAGAAAGTTGAAGCCAAAAAGCCGGAAGAACTCGAAATTGAAACGCCGACAGAGACTTTGAAAAATGTGGAACCTGAGGAAGTCGCAGTAAAAACCGCACCCAAAGGGCGTGAAGCGACCAAGAAAGCTCAAGCCGAGCGAAAAGCAGAGATGGTGGCATTAAAACAAGGACCTGAGGCTATTGCTCCCTCAACATCCACGGATTCCTTGCGAGAGGACACAGTGCGGGCAACCCGGTCGGAAAAGAATGCACTTGCAGCGCGTCCTCGCCCCTTGTCAGCAGTCAGGCAAGCGGTTCACGTGACGCGAGCCACCAGTAGCAGTAGATCTTTGGCCGCAACACCTAGTTCTGAGATCGAGGCGCCTTCGCTTAGAGGTCGAAGGCGTGGCAGGGGCGGGCGAGGACGCCGCATGCCAGCCCAGAAACGGAAGGCCGACGAACCTGTTGAGGCTGCCGATGCTAAACGACCCAAGGAAATGCTTCCGAAGGCGATACAACCAGAGAACTCTAAGGATTTGGCATTCCCAGTGAAAATTACAGCCGCCAGTCTTGAGATCCCTGAAGCTCCTATTGCCACGCAGCCGGCAAAGCCTGTCCAGAAAGAGAAAAAGTTGTGTGTGAAAATCAATCGGCGAGCCTTTAACAAATGGATGGAGCAGCAACAGGGGCCTCAGGCAACCTCTGCAGAAAAGGGGGCTACTTCAGCAGTGAATCAACCTACCGAAGACCCCGCGGAAACCACGGAAGTTGTCACGGCAGCTAAGTCCATTTCGGAACAACCTCAAGAGCCTGCCAGTGCGATACCGGAATTACACACATCTAGTTCTACGATTTCATCAGATCCGTTACAAAATGAGAAGGCCAAGGAACAGCTACCCGCAGCCACGGTTCCTCCAGTACTACCTTCTGTACCTCAGCAACCGAACTCCCAGCTCACAACACCTTCAGCTCCTATTCCAGCGCCCGTCCCTGCTCCCCAACCAACCGCCTCGGCGCCAGACCCAAAGGCGCCCATCAATCCAGCGCCCGAGAAGAGTGTTGCCAAAGATACCGCCCAGCGAAAGCCGCCGGTGCCCTCCAAGACAATGCCGCTGCCAGTGCCGATCATGGAAGTGAAGGATGAGCCAGAGGATACGCCGGCAGAGCCCATGGATCAGGATGTGGCGCCCATGCCCGAGGCGGTAGCTGCCCAACCCGCAGTACCTTCAGTGCCGGTCCCACCAATAATCAATGGCCGGCAGGTCATCAGCATGGGCTATCCCTCGGCTGTACCCAGGGTTTCGATACCGGCGATTCCGTCGGCCAGTGCTGCGTCATCAGCCAACCCGAACGCCATCGGGCAAACGAAGATGTTCTCCTTTCTGTATCCCAATCGCTATCAGCAGTCGTACGGAAAGGTCGGACTGGACTTCTGCTGTCCCAATCTAGATGGACCGATGCGCGCCATTGATCCCACCCGCCTGCACGCCAAGGCCGAGGTGCCGGTGCTGGAGGTGCCACAGTTTTTGGTCATCACCACCAAATTTATCTCCAAGGCCGACAAAAATATTCCACACAAGGTGCGGGCAAAGCTGGAGATGCTGGGCAAGGACAAGGAGCTGGATACCAGTGTCGGCATGGACACTTCCATCTTGACTGACCCGGAAACCACGCAACCAGTGATCCCACATCCCGAAGGTACTCCCGGAACCGTAGCTCCCCCCCAGATTCCACCCCTAAATTCCCAGAGCTTACAAAACAATCTGCCTCCACCTGGTGGCTCAGTTTCCCCAACTTCTGAACCGGCTCCTCTCCTTGCCTCCGGTCAGGATACTGCACTGGACTTGCTGACAAAGCAGTTGCCAAAAGGAACTACGTTGGTGAAGAAGTTTCTGCCACCAGGAGCTACCATGCCATCGGCGTCGACTTCTTCAACAGCAGGCAGCTCTTCGTCAGCGACCAATGCCTCCGCCTCCCAGTCCCCGCCTGCGCTCATCCAATTACCACCGATTTGCCCGACGGACAAGCACCGCGTGGAGCTGCAGAGCAGGGTGCAGATGTTCGACATGGTGTTGCAGACACTCAGCCGTCGGGCGGCCAACCTCACACTGGCTGAGCGGCAGCGCACCATCGAGGAGATTGTCAAGACCAGCACACTGATGCCCATCGACGTGGATGTGGGCACTAAGCTGCTGGAGAACTATGTGCACTACTTGAATCTGGCTACCAGCACACAGACGAAGCTGCCCACGGTGCGGGCGTCAGAAGTGGTTCCGATGTCGAACGCACCTGATGTAGTAGAGCCGATGCCGGTTGCTTCCCTGCAAAGGATTGGTGGCAAACCCAGCTCGGCTCCGGCGCCCACGTCGCCTTCTGAGAAAAAGAAGGCGACCCAAAAGGCGACAACTAACGTCCCGCTGTACGATtcggaaaaaaatataattggaTTCCGGAAAGTCACCAATTTTGACTCTGCTCCTAGTAGTTCTCCGGCGGCAACATCCAGAAAAGGAGCGGGGAGCAGCGCGGCTAGCGGATCGAAGACATCGACCCCGAAAACGATGGCACGAAAGAGTTCAGGAGGGACCGCAGGCCAG GCGTCTACCGTGAAGATGGTGCCGGCAGCCACGGCGACAAAGACAACCAATGCCGGGACCAAGAAAACGTCGCTACCTGGTGGCACGATGGTGGCGATAAATCCGCCCGAACCCCCGGCAAAGGCGGTGAAAACAACACCGGCAAGAACTGGGGCCCAGTCTAAGAAACCAGCGGGTACTCCCAAGGCAGGCGCAGCTACTGGACGCACCTCGAATGCCAAACCGAGTGTGTTGATCATCAACCAGCTGGCGCATCCGGAGGAGAGCATCCTTCCCGATTCAAACGACACGGCGGATCCCATGGAAACGGAGATCAAGGGCGAGTTGGAGGACCCAGCGGAGGTGGTGCTCTAG